The following proteins come from a genomic window of Ilumatobacter coccineus YM16-304:
- a CDS encoding HYR domain-containing protein, protein MSTRPHHPVSVWGRIAVAMATAAALIITAAPTLQAETSQTVTGDEILGPGGSAQFGSTLLVLSNGNYVVTDPMHDGAFATDIGAIYLYDGTDDSVISRITGTQSNDRVGNGLIAEVGDSNVVVVSRNWANGATPNAGAATWIDGVTGLNGTVAPSNSLVGEATGDAGDTRITVLANGNGLVSWRNWDRGGVVDAGAVTWVPGNTGISGPVSASNSLVGSGDYDRVGGRGVAVLTNGNYVVASPDWDGGGPVERIGAATWGDGAVGATGEVSAANSLVGSTIDDRVGIYGITALANGHYVVASGWWDGPFANVGAVTWGDGESGLVGVVSAANSTIGQSADDSTGTVTALSNGHYTVSSPLWDDGSTENVGAVTWVDGSGPSSGVVTSSNSLIGSTSGDEVGTATALTNGNYVVTSVEWSNGSAAGAGAATWRDGSGPAPGVVSVANSLVGGQTLDRVGMRVTPLTNGNYVVESAHWANGANTRAGAATWGSGTSGVAGLVSPSNSFVGVNVDDFVPRVIVPLTNGNYLISSPHLDSFGVTDSGAVTWADGEVGVVGSSLDGTVSLYGDSPNDLIGSEEIPEFHDIVALPNGNAIVVSSDWDSDTHTDAGAITWIDGTTGLAGPVSASNSLIGPAASYRLGQNGPNVIESGDVIAASSFLDGRYGATLMVGDRPTVGVATESNTAFGSGAGLAYDPQPLLTSDDAVLLRTINNRVFAVRIDRGPEFTSVGANISVTAASGASTAAVSFTTPTAFDLRDDTTSSVACLPASGSAFPIGTTTVTCTATDAGGLTSETTFDVTVVGPAASEIVSLTPGRVFASRSTDETVDGLFEGEGRIAGGDVVEVDIAGRSGVAGDAKAVVMNVTAINPSGRGYVTVSPCGDRPLASSLNYGSAGAVVGNELVAKLSGTGSVCVFTSAETDLTIDVVGYVPSTSGVVSVDPARVYATRASDETVDGEQEATGRISAGESVEVDIVGRAGVPGSGVGAVVMNITAVNPSGRGYVTVSPCGDRPLASSLNYGSAGAVVGNELVAKLSADGTVCVFSSASTDLTVDVVGYVPSSSAARSLDPARVYATRSGDATVDGDQQGVGRVVAGSFVEVDIAGRAGVPASGVGAVVMNITAVNPSGRGYVTVSPCGDRPLASSLNYGSAGAVVGNELVAKLSADGTVCVFSSAATDLTVDVVGYIPT, encoded by the coding sequence ATGTCCACACGACCCCATCATCCCGTGAGCGTCTGGGGCAGGATCGCGGTGGCCATGGCCACGGCAGCTGCGCTCATCATCACCGCCGCGCCCACGCTGCAGGCAGAGACCAGTCAGACGGTGACGGGCGACGAGATCCTCGGGCCCGGCGGAAGTGCACAGTTCGGCTCGACGCTGCTCGTCCTGTCGAACGGCAACTACGTGGTGACCGATCCGATGCACGACGGTGCCTTCGCGACCGACATCGGGGCGATCTACCTCTACGACGGCACCGACGATTCGGTCATCAGCCGCATCACCGGCACGCAGTCGAACGATCGTGTGGGCAACGGACTCATCGCCGAGGTCGGCGACTCGAACGTCGTGGTCGTCAGCCGAAACTGGGCGAATGGTGCAACCCCGAACGCGGGCGCAGCGACGTGGATCGACGGGGTCACCGGGTTGAACGGAACGGTTGCTCCGTCGAACAGTCTCGTCGGCGAGGCGACCGGAGATGCCGGAGACACTCGCATCACCGTGTTGGCGAACGGGAACGGTCTGGTGAGTTGGCGCAACTGGGACCGTGGCGGCGTGGTCGATGCAGGTGCGGTGACGTGGGTACCCGGCAACACCGGCATCTCGGGACCGGTGAGCGCGAGCAACAGCCTCGTCGGCAGCGGCGACTATGACCGGGTCGGTGGCCGTGGGGTTGCCGTGCTGACCAACGGCAACTACGTGGTCGCGAGCCCTGACTGGGATGGCGGCGGCCCGGTCGAGCGCATCGGTGCTGCCACCTGGGGTGATGGTGCTGTCGGCGCGACGGGCGAAGTGAGCGCAGCGAACAGCCTCGTCGGATCCACGATCGACGACCGAGTCGGCATCTACGGAATCACTGCGCTCGCCAACGGCCACTATGTGGTGGCCAGTGGCTGGTGGGACGGGCCGTTCGCGAACGTCGGCGCGGTCACCTGGGGCGACGGTGAGTCCGGTCTGGTCGGCGTCGTGAGCGCCGCGAACAGCACGATCGGACAGTCGGCCGACGACTCGACCGGCACGGTGACCGCATTGTCCAACGGGCACTACACGGTGTCCAGCCCGCTCTGGGACGACGGGTCGACGGAGAACGTCGGCGCGGTCACGTGGGTCGATGGTTCCGGCCCCAGTTCGGGTGTCGTCACGTCGAGCAACTCGCTGATCGGATCGACGTCAGGCGACGAGGTGGGTACGGCGACGGCGCTCACCAACGGCAACTACGTCGTCACGAGTGTCGAATGGTCGAACGGCAGCGCCGCGGGCGCGGGTGCAGCGACGTGGCGCGACGGGTCAGGCCCGGCGCCGGGCGTCGTGTCGGTCGCCAACAGCCTCGTCGGCGGGCAGACACTCGACCGGGTCGGCATGCGCGTGACTCCGTTGACCAACGGCAACTACGTCGTCGAGAGCGCACACTGGGCCAACGGTGCGAACACCCGAGCCGGCGCGGCGACCTGGGGGAGCGGTACGAGCGGCGTCGCCGGCCTCGTGTCGCCGAGCAACAGTTTCGTCGGCGTGAACGTCGACGACTTCGTGCCGCGCGTGATCGTGCCGCTCACGAACGGCAACTATCTGATCTCGAGCCCGCATCTCGACAGTTTCGGTGTGACCGACTCTGGTGCGGTGACGTGGGCCGACGGCGAGGTCGGGGTCGTGGGCTCATCGCTCGACGGAACCGTGAGTCTGTATGGCGACAGTCCGAACGACCTGATCGGCTCGGAGGAGATCCCCGAGTTCCACGACATCGTGGCGTTGCCGAACGGCAACGCGATCGTCGTCAGTTCCGACTGGGATTCCGACACGCACACCGACGCCGGCGCGATCACCTGGATCGACGGCACGACCGGACTCGCCGGCCCCGTGTCGGCCTCGAACAGCCTCATCGGTCCGGCGGCGAGCTACCGCCTCGGACAGAACGGGCCGAACGTGATCGAGTCGGGCGACGTGATCGCCGCGAGCTCCTTCCTCGACGGCCGCTACGGAGCGACGCTCATGGTCGGAGACCGACCGACCGTCGGCGTCGCGACCGAGTCCAACACGGCGTTCGGCAGCGGAGCGGGCTTGGCCTACGACCCGCAGCCGTTGCTCACGAGTGATGACGCGGTGCTGCTGCGGACGATCAACAATCGAGTCTTCGCCGTTCGTATCGATCGCGGTCCCGAGTTCACCTCGGTCGGAGCCAACATCTCGGTGACTGCGGCCAGCGGCGCGTCGACGGCAGCCGTCTCGTTCACGACGCCGACGGCGTTCGACCTTCGTGACGACACCACATCGTCGGTCGCATGCCTCCCGGCGTCGGGGTCGGCGTTCCCGATCGGCACCACGACGGTCACCTGCACGGCGACCGACGCTGGTGGGCTGACGTCGGAGACGACGTTCGACGTGACGGTCGTCGGTCCTGCGGCGAGCGAGATCGTGTCGCTCACACCGGGTCGCGTGTTCGCCTCGCGCTCGACCGACGAAACGGTCGACGGTCTGTTCGAAGGGGAGGGTCGCATCGCAGGTGGCGACGTCGTCGAGGTCGACATCGCCGGTCGGTCCGGTGTGGCCGGCGACGCCAAGGCGGTGGTGATGAACGTGACCGCGATCAACCCGTCGGGTCGTGGGTACGTGACGGTGTCACCGTGCGGCGATCGTCCGCTGGCCTCGTCGCTCAACTACGGGTCGGCCGGCGCGGTCGTCGGCAACGAGTTGGTGGCCAAGCTGTCCGGGACGGGGTCGGTGTGCGTGTTCACGTCGGCCGAGACCGACCTGACGATCGATGTCGTCGGGTACGTCCCGTCGACGAGCGGGGTGGTGTCGGTCGATCCGGCTCGGGTGTATGCGACTCGAGCGTCGGACGAGACGGTCGATGGGGAGCAGGAGGCGACGGGGCGGATCTCGGCGGGTGAGTCCGTCGAGGTCGACATCGTGGGTCGCGCCGGTGTGCCGGGTTCGGGTGTCGGTGCGGTGGTGATGAACATCACGGCGGTGAATCCGTCGGGTCGCGGGTACGTGACGGTGTCTCCGTGTGGTGATCGTCCGTTGGCATCGTCGCTCAACTACGGGTCGGCCGGCGCGGTGGTGGGCAACGAGTTGGTCGCCAAGCTCTCGGCCGACGGCACGGTGTGCGTGTTCTCGTCGGCGTCGACCGATCTGACCGTCGATGTCGTCGGGTACGTCCCGTCGTCGAGCGCCGCTCGCTCGCTCGATCCGGCTCGGGTGTACGCGACACGGTCGGGTGATGCGACGGTCGACGGAGATCAGCAGGGCGTCGGGCGTGTGGTTGCGGGGTCCTTCGTCGAGGTCGACATCGCGGGTCGTGCCGGTGTTCCAGCATCTGGTGTTGGTGCCGTGGTGATGAACATCACGGCGGTGAATCCGTCTGGTCGTGGGTACGTGACGGTGTCTCCGTGTGGTGATCGTCCGTTGGCGTCGTCGCTCAACTACGGGTCGGCCGGCGCTGTGGTCGGCAACGAGTTGGTCGCCAAGCTCTCGGCCGACGGCACGGTGTGCGTGTTCTCGTCGGCCGCCACCGACCTCACCGTCGACGTCGTCGGCTACATCCCCACCTGA
- a CDS encoding NADH-quinone oxidoreductase subunit N, protein MLSTVLAQASEWVAPDIDWHALAPELVLIIGINLVLFIDLNLSDSKKWTMATLSGFVMLAAFVPVVTLAVDDGPARELFDGRYVVDEYALILKALFLLVAYVVILLSQNELEEGGYYQGEYYVLMLCSVLGMVMMSSSRDLISIFVALELLSIPAYMMAAWKKRSSKSNEAGVKYYLLGVFASAIMLFGMSYIFGTTGTTKLTEIGAALTNGDLLGLQVVGVAFVIVGFAFKVSAVPFHNWAPDTYEGAPLPVTAFLSVASKAGGFVALVTLVYVAFPGADDVYGPMLWVMAALTMTVGNVLALRQTNIVRMLAYSSVSQGGFILMPLAFAGDPDASGSALNAVVVYLLVYAFMNLGAFATILAVTRKTRSGEIDSFGGLFQYAPGMTVAMTVFFASLAGIPPLGGWFAKFNAFKAVLDASNGAAYTLACIAAINTVISAAYYFKVLRTIWVDDAPDGDNAPLATPQPILAALGITVVGTIVVGVLPGLVARFGELQDLTGALGG, encoded by the coding sequence ATGCTCTCGACCGTCTTGGCGCAGGCCTCTGAGTGGGTTGCGCCCGACATCGATTGGCACGCGCTCGCCCCCGAGTTGGTGCTGATCATCGGCATCAACCTGGTGCTGTTCATCGATCTCAACCTCAGCGACTCGAAGAAGTGGACCATGGCCACCCTCTCCGGGTTCGTCATGCTCGCTGCCTTCGTTCCCGTGGTCACGCTCGCCGTCGACGACGGACCGGCGCGAGAACTCTTCGACGGCCGCTACGTGGTCGACGAGTACGCACTGATCCTCAAGGCGTTGTTCCTGCTGGTGGCGTACGTCGTCATCCTGCTCAGCCAGAACGAGCTCGAAGAGGGCGGCTACTACCAGGGTGAGTACTACGTCTTGATGCTGTGCTCCGTACTCGGCATGGTGATGATGAGCTCGTCGCGTGACCTCATCTCCATCTTCGTGGCACTTGAGCTCCTGTCGATCCCGGCCTACATGATGGCGGCCTGGAAGAAGCGCTCGTCGAAGTCGAACGAAGCGGGTGTGAAGTACTACCTCCTCGGTGTGTTCGCCTCGGCGATCATGCTGTTCGGCATGTCGTACATCTTCGGCACGACCGGCACGACCAAGCTGACCGAGATCGGCGCCGCGCTCACCAACGGTGACCTGCTCGGCCTCCAGGTCGTCGGCGTCGCCTTCGTGATCGTCGGTTTCGCCTTCAAGGTCTCGGCCGTTCCGTTCCACAACTGGGCGCCCGACACGTACGAAGGTGCACCGCTGCCGGTCACCGCGTTCTTGTCGGTCGCGTCGAAGGCCGGTGGTTTCGTCGCCCTCGTCACGCTCGTCTACGTCGCCTTCCCGGGTGCCGACGACGTGTACGGCCCGATGCTCTGGGTCATGGCGGCGCTCACCATGACGGTCGGCAACGTGCTCGCGCTGCGCCAGACCAACATCGTCCGCATGCTCGCTTACTCGTCGGTGAGCCAGGGTGGGTTCATCCTCATGCCGCTGGCGTTCGCCGGTGACCCCGATGCCTCCGGCTCGGCGCTCAACGCGGTGGTCGTCTACCTCCTCGTCTACGCCTTCATGAACCTGGGTGCGTTCGCCACGATCCTCGCGGTCACCCGCAAGACGCGCAGCGGCGAGATCGATTCGTTCGGTGGACTCTTCCAGTACGCGCCCGGCATGACCGTGGCGATGACGGTGTTCTTCGCCTCGCTGGCCGGCATCCCGCCGCTCGGCGGCTGGTTCGCCAAGTTCAACGCCTTCAAGGCCGTGCTCGACGCGTCGAACGGCGCCGCCTACACGCTGGCCTGCATCGCCGCGATCAACACGGTCATCTCGGCGGCGTACTATTTCAAGGTGCTGCGCACGATCTGGGTCGACGACGCTCCCGACGGCGACAACGCACCGCTCGCCACACCGCAGCCGATCCTGGCTGCACTCGGCATCACCGTCGTCGGCACCATCGTCGTCGGCGTGCTCCCGGGTCTCGTCGCTCGCTTCGGCGAACTGCAAGACCTCACCGGCGCCCTCGGCGGCTAG
- a CDS encoding complex I subunit 4 family protein encodes MNTISDNNWLLTVGTFLPIIGALFIMFGTSKDDERTPKIIGIAFAGVTMAIGIATLVAFDYDRSADLQFFVDAEWISVISSNYTIGLDGISLPLYFLSMVVTFLVMIYSWDNMPDAGNAKAFYALMLILQTGMAGSFIAQDLILFFVFFEVVLLPMFFMIGVWGGEDRKYASLKFFLYTMFGSAFMLVAFLALFFQTGAESFSYAHLIEAGAGIDRDVQIWIFAGMFLGFAVKVPMFPFHTWLPDAHTQAPTQGSVILAAILLKLGTYGFVRIALPMLPQGAQAWAPVIGILAVIGIIYGALGCLAQTDMKRLIAFSSVAHMGYVMLGISTLTSFGINAALFGMVAHGLITGMLFFLAGSIKHRYHTLEIKRLSGMLIQMPKLGWILGFASMASLGLPGLAGFWGEFPAILSAYSPHPSLSEELFRVLMVVAAIGTVLAAAYLLWLYQRTAFGEPTAEFAGHSDAEKGGTMAHSLSSAANDDHEEIHDVQRSEWISWTPFLIAIVVFGVYPQLMFKVMDPAVTQLVETISAGIPK; translated from the coding sequence ATGAACACAATTTCCGACAACAACTGGTTGCTGACCGTCGGCACCTTCCTGCCGATCATCGGCGCCCTCTTCATCATGTTCGGTACGAGCAAGGATGACGAGCGGACGCCGAAGATCATCGGTATCGCCTTCGCCGGCGTCACGATGGCCATCGGCATCGCCACGCTCGTGGCGTTCGACTACGACCGGTCGGCCGACCTGCAGTTCTTCGTCGACGCCGAGTGGATCTCGGTGATCTCGTCGAACTACACGATCGGACTCGACGGCATCAGCCTGCCGCTGTACTTCCTGTCGATGGTCGTCACCTTCCTGGTGATGATCTACAGCTGGGACAACATGCCCGACGCCGGCAACGCCAAGGCGTTCTACGCTCTGATGCTGATCCTGCAGACCGGTATGGCCGGATCGTTCATCGCCCAGGACCTCATCCTCTTCTTCGTCTTCTTCGAGGTCGTCCTGCTCCCGATGTTCTTCATGATCGGTGTGTGGGGTGGCGAAGATCGCAAGTACGCCTCGCTCAAGTTCTTCCTCTACACCATGTTCGGCTCGGCGTTCATGCTCGTCGCCTTCCTCGCACTGTTCTTCCAGACCGGTGCCGAGAGCTTCAGCTACGCCCACCTCATCGAAGCCGGCGCCGGCATCGACCGCGACGTGCAGATCTGGATCTTCGCCGGCATGTTCCTCGGCTTCGCCGTCAAGGTGCCGATGTTCCCGTTCCACACCTGGTTGCCCGACGCTCACACGCAGGCGCCCACCCAGGGCTCGGTCATCCTGGCCGCCATCCTGCTGAAGCTCGGTACCTACGGATTCGTCCGCATCGCGCTGCCGATGCTCCCGCAGGGCGCACAGGCCTGGGCGCCGGTCATCGGCATCCTCGCCGTCATCGGCATCATCTACGGTGCGCTCGGCTGCCTCGCTCAGACCGACATGAAGCGGCTCATCGCCTTCTCGTCGGTTGCTCACATGGGCTACGTGATGCTCGGCATCTCCACGCTCACGTCGTTCGGCATCAACGCCGCCCTGTTCGGCATGGTCGCTCACGGTCTGATCACCGGCATGCTCTTCTTCCTCGCCGGCTCGATCAAGCATCGCTACCACACGCTCGAGATCAAGCGCCTCAGCGGCATGCTCATCCAGATGCCGAAGCTCGGTTGGATCCTCGGTTTCGCCTCGATGGCCTCGCTCGGTCTGCCGGGCCTCGCAGGCTTCTGGGGCGAGTTCCCGGCGATCCTGTCGGCCTACAGCCCGCACCCCTCGCTCAGCGAAGAGCTCTTCCGGGTGCTCATGGTGGTCGCCGCGATCGGCACCGTCCTCGCCGCTGCCTACCTCCTGTGGCTGTACCAGCGCACGGCGTTCGGTGAGCCGACCGCAGAGTTCGCCGGCCACTCCGACGCCGAGAAGGGTGGCACGATGGCCCACTCGCTGTCGTCGGCTGCCAACGACGATCACGAGGAGATCCACGACGTGCAGCGGTCCGAATGGATCTCGTGGACGCCGTTCCTCATCGCCATCGTGGTCTTCGGTGTGTACCCGCAACTCATGTTCAAGGTGATGGACCCCGCCGTGACGCAACTCGTTGAAACGATCAGCGCAGGCATTCCGAAATGA
- a CDS encoding HYR domain-containing protein, producing MRNGELARFSPMRTHRLLALALVGTTGIITTASDAPASADISPDITQLDLVGPAGSETFGADVLVLSNGNYVVTDVLHDEGGVADVGAVHLYDGMSDTVISTLTGSTASDEVGSGGIFEVGDSNFVVASGDWDNGGVVDAGAVTWVDGEIGLSGTVSATNSFIGSAASEWVGSGPIVVLTNGNFVVGNGRWDGGKGAVTLIDGNVGMIGSATSSNSLVGVTTDDGVGYDTPVALTNGSFVVGSSTFSAIGANGGAATWSDGEVGVTGPITEFNSLLGEAGDEVGSRITPLTDGDYVVESEYWDGAGNDYGAATWGNGEGGTVGMVDATNSLVGSSDDDLVGRSVFPLTNGNYVVASQYWDGPGTDLGAVTWGDGDGGTVGEVSDSNSLVGSDNDDRISNGGIFLLTNGNYVVSSTLWDGAGADLGAATWGDGATGSTVGEVSAANSLIGEFDDDYISSSGITVLTNGNYVVNSPDRNTSDLRTNTGAVTWGDGNGGTVGVVDASNSLIGGDDYDGIAVGTQTIALTNGHWVTASLLWDGEPGKPNVGAVTWGNGESGTVGEVTLANSLTGPDQFDFVGGGGLYALPTGDYLVASPLVDGDGVDRGAITWGNGNGGTTGVVSAANSLVGTADNDRVGNVRVTVLDDGDYVVRTPGWGADNLGAVTFGSGSGGVTGPITSANSLVGTSVNDAVGNVEIVDLDIGGYLVGTTSWDDAGSPDAGAVTFGRDSLGVAGAINASNSVIGTPSGVIRLDTAATRTTSGDSYPVPTFQNRVLLMRLDREPAFATTPPDVDVEIADDETSAVVTYTSPAADDVRDGPITSSCTPASGSTFPIGDTVVTCTATDSGGQTATTTFTVSVTVAAPDGPEVVSLNPGRVFASRASDETVDDLFQGDGRIAAGDFVEVDINGRAGVADDAQAVVMNVTAINPSGRGFVTTYPCGDRPLASSLNYGSAGAVVGNELVAKLSADGSVCVYTSAETDLTIDVVGYVPSWSDVISVDPARVYATRASDETVDGQQEAEGRVDAGSFIEVDIAGRGGVAASGAGAVVMNITAINPSGRGFITVYPCGDRPLASSLNYGAAGAVVGNELIAKLSATGSVCAYSSAETDLTVDVVGYVPSSSAATSVDPGRVYATRTSDETVDEEQQATGRIDAGEFVEVDIAGRAGVPASGAGAVVMNITAINPSGRGFITTYPCGTRPLASSLNYGSAGAVVGNELVAKLSADGTVCVFSSAATDLTVDVVGYIPA from the coding sequence ATGAGAAACGGCGAGCTGGCTAGGTTCTCGCCGATGCGGACACATCGCCTTCTCGCGCTCGCGCTCGTCGGAACCACGGGGATCATCACCACGGCCTCCGACGCTCCGGCCTCAGCGGACATCTCGCCCGACATCACCCAACTCGATCTCGTCGGGCCGGCTGGCAGCGAGACGTTCGGTGCCGACGTGCTGGTGCTGTCCAACGGCAACTACGTCGTGACCGACGTCTTGCACGACGAAGGTGGCGTCGCCGACGTCGGCGCCGTCCACCTCTACGACGGCATGTCCGACACGGTGATCAGCACGCTCACCGGGTCGACGGCGAGCGACGAAGTCGGCTCGGGCGGGATCTTCGAAGTCGGCGACTCCAACTTCGTCGTCGCGAGTGGCGATTGGGACAACGGCGGAGTGGTCGACGCCGGGGCGGTCACCTGGGTCGACGGTGAAATCGGACTGTCTGGCACGGTGAGCGCAACGAACAGCTTCATCGGATCAGCAGCGTCGGAGTGGGTCGGCTCCGGCCCGATCGTGGTGTTGACCAACGGCAACTTCGTCGTCGGCAACGGGCGGTGGGACGGCGGCAAGGGCGCGGTCACGCTCATCGACGGCAACGTCGGCATGATCGGCTCGGCGACATCGTCGAACAGCCTCGTGGGCGTCACGACCGACGACGGTGTGGGCTACGACACACCGGTCGCGCTGACCAACGGAAGTTTCGTGGTGGGCTCGTCGACGTTCTCGGCGATCGGTGCGAACGGCGGTGCCGCCACCTGGTCCGACGGCGAGGTCGGCGTGACCGGCCCCATCACCGAGTTCAACAGCTTGCTCGGCGAAGCCGGCGACGAAGTCGGTTCCAGGATCACGCCACTCACCGACGGTGACTATGTCGTGGAGTCGGAGTACTGGGACGGAGCCGGCAACGACTACGGCGCGGCGACGTGGGGCAACGGCGAGGGTGGCACGGTCGGCATGGTCGACGCGACGAACAGCCTGGTCGGGAGCTCCGACGACGACCTCGTCGGGCGCTCGGTCTTCCCGCTCACGAACGGCAACTACGTCGTCGCCTCGCAGTACTGGGACGGGCCGGGCACCGACCTCGGTGCGGTCACCTGGGGGGATGGTGACGGCGGCACGGTCGGCGAGGTCAGCGACTCGAACAGCCTCGTCGGAAGTGACAACGACGACCGGATCAGCAACGGCGGCATCTTCCTGTTGACGAACGGCAACTACGTCGTCAGCTCGACGTTGTGGGACGGAGCGGGCGCCGATCTCGGCGCTGCGACCTGGGGCGACGGCGCCACGGGGTCGACCGTCGGTGAGGTGAGCGCAGCCAACAGTCTGATCGGTGAGTTCGACGATGACTACATCTCCTCGAGCGGCATCACCGTGTTGACCAACGGGAACTACGTGGTCAACAGCCCGGATCGCAACACCTCCGACCTCAGAACGAACACCGGTGCGGTGACGTGGGGTGACGGCAACGGCGGCACGGTCGGGGTCGTCGACGCATCCAACAGCCTGATCGGTGGCGACGACTACGACGGAATCGCGGTCGGCACTCAGACCATCGCGTTGACGAACGGACACTGGGTCACCGCGAGTTTGCTGTGGGACGGCGAGCCGGGCAAACCCAACGTCGGTGCCGTCACCTGGGGCAATGGCGAGAGCGGCACGGTCGGCGAGGTCACGCTCGCCAACAGTCTGACGGGACCCGATCAATTCGACTTCGTCGGCGGTGGCGGGCTGTACGCGTTGCCGACCGGGGACTATCTCGTGGCGAGCCCACTCGTCGACGGCGACGGCGTCGACCGAGGTGCGATCACCTGGGGGAACGGAAACGGCGGGACGACCGGCGTCGTCAGCGCCGCGAACAGCCTCGTCGGCACCGCCGACAACGACCGGGTCGGCAACGTCCGCGTCACAGTGCTCGACGACGGCGACTACGTGGTCCGCACACCTGGCTGGGGAGCCGACAACCTCGGTGCGGTCACCTTCGGATCGGGCAGCGGTGGCGTCACCGGTCCGATCACGTCGGCCAACAGTCTGGTCGGCACATCTGTGAACGACGCTGTCGGCAATGTCGAGATCGTCGATCTCGACATCGGCGGCTACCTGGTCGGCACGACATCGTGGGACGACGCCGGGAGCCCCGACGCTGGTGCGGTCACATTCGGCCGTGACTCGCTCGGCGTGGCGGGCGCCATCAACGCGTCGAACAGCGTGATCGGGACCCCGTCGGGCGTGATCCGTCTCGACACCGCAGCGACGCGTACGACGTCGGGCGACAGTTACCCGGTGCCAACCTTCCAGAACCGCGTGTTGTTGATGCGCCTCGACCGCGAGCCGGCCTTCGCAACGACGCCGCCCGACGTCGATGTCGAGATCGCCGACGACGAGACCTCGGCCGTGGTGACCTACACCTCGCCGGCCGCCGACGATGTGCGAGACGGTCCGATCACCTCGTCGTGTACGCCGGCATCCGGGTCGACGTTCCCGATCGGCGACACCGTCGTGACGTGTACCGCTACCGACTCGGGCGGGCAGACCGCCACGACGACCTTCACCGTGTCGGTGACGGTCGCCGCTCCCGACGGACCCGAGGTCGTGTCGTTGAACCCGGGGCGTGTGTTCGCCTCGCGCGCCTCCGACGAGACGGTCGACGACTTGTTCCAGGGTGACGGCCGCATTGCCGCCGGCGATTTCGTCGAGGTCGACATCAACGGGCGTGCCGGGGTCGCCGACGACGCTCAGGCCGTGGTCATGAACGTCACGGCCATCAACCCGTCCGGTCGCGGTTTCGTGACCACGTATCCATGTGGTGATCGTCCGTTGGCATCGTCGCTCAACTACGGGTCAGCCGGCGCGGTCGTCGGCAACGAACTGGTGGCGAAGCTCAGCGCTGACGGTTCGGTCTGCGTCTACACCTCGGCCGAGACCGACCTGACGATCGACGTCGTCGGCTACGTGCCGTCGTGGAGCGACGTCATCTCGGTCGACCCGGCCCGCGTGTACGCGACCCGAGCCTCCGACGAAACCGTCGACGGTCAGCAGGAAGCGGAAGGTCGCGTCGACGCCGGTTCATTCATCGAAGTCGACATCGCTGGTCGTGGCGGCGTGGCGGCCTCCGGTGCCGGTGCGGTCGTGATGAACATCACCGCCATCAATCCCAGCGGCCGAGGGTTCATCACGGTGTACCCGTGCGGCGATCGCCCGTTGGCCTCGTCGCTCAACTACGGGGCGGCCGGTGCGGTCGTCGGCAACGAGTTGATCGCCAAGCTCAGCGCTACCGGTTCGGTGTGCGCCTACTCCTCGGCCGAGACCGATCTGACGGTCGACGTCGTCGGCTATGTGCCGTCGTCGAGCGCGGCGACGAGTGTCGATCCTGGACGTGTGTACGCAACGCGAACGTCCGACGAGACCGTCGATGAAGAACAGCAAGCCACTGGCCGGATCGATGCCGGCGAGTTCGTCGAGGTCGACATCGCAGGCCGCGCTGGCGTTCCGGCGTCTGGTGCCGGTGCGGTCGTGATGAACATCACCGCCATCAACCCGTCGGGTCGTGGCTTCATCACGACCTACCCGTGTGGCACCCGGCCGTTGGCATCGTCGCTCAACTACGGGTCGGCCGGCGCCGTGGTCGGCAACGAGTTGGTCGCCAAGCTCTCGGCCGATGGCACGGTGTGCGTGTTCTCGTCGGCTGCCACCGATCTCACCGTCGACGTGGTCGGCTACATCCCCGCCTGA